One stretch of Streptomyces sp. NBC_00443 DNA includes these proteins:
- a CDS encoding propionyl-CoA synthetase encodes MGMYEDVFRASTDDPERFWLTAAEGIDWDVAPQAALDSSGAPFYRWFPDGRLNVCFNALDRHVEAGRGDQPALVYDSPVTGTRRTYTYAQLRDEVAAFAGALAQLGVGHGDRVVIYMPMVPEAAVAMLACARIGAVHSVVFGGFAPHELALRIDDAAPKVVVSASCGVEGKRVIAYKPLLDRAIELATHKPQKSVILQRPQEQAELGPDDLDWADLVAAAPPADCVPVPATDPLYILYTSGTTGKPKGVVRDGGGYAVALHWSMGAVYDVGPGETMFTGSDVGWVVGHSYIVYAPLLVGATTVLYEGKPVGTPDAGQFWRVAAEYRVKTMFTAPTAFRAIRKEDPKGAFTAEYDLSHLRYLFLAGERLDPETYHWASTLLGVPVIDHWWQTETGWPIVANPVGIEAAPLKPGSPTRALPGWDVRILDPSGEPTPPGVDGAIVVRLPLPPGALPTLWNDDDRYVASYLSAFDGYYLTGDSGHIDEDGYVFVMGRTDDVINVAGHRLSTGSMEESLAAHPDVAECAVIGVADALKGQVPRGFVVLKAGTARDPGEVEAELVQLVRDRIGAVASLKDVTVVAALPKTRSGKILRKTMRGIADGHDEPIPSTVDDASVIEALRPVLRRSGHTS; translated from the coding sequence ATGGGAATGTACGAGGACGTCTTCCGTGCCAGCACGGACGACCCGGAGCGCTTCTGGCTGACGGCGGCGGAGGGCATCGACTGGGACGTGGCTCCGCAAGCCGCCCTGGACTCCTCGGGCGCACCCTTCTACCGCTGGTTCCCCGACGGGCGCCTGAACGTCTGTTTCAACGCACTCGACCGGCACGTCGAAGCCGGCCGCGGCGACCAGCCCGCACTCGTCTACGACTCCCCCGTCACCGGCACCCGACGCACCTACACCTACGCGCAGTTGAGGGACGAGGTGGCGGCCTTCGCCGGAGCGCTCGCGCAGCTCGGCGTGGGGCACGGCGACCGGGTGGTCATCTACATGCCGATGGTGCCCGAGGCCGCCGTCGCGATGCTGGCCTGCGCGCGCATCGGCGCGGTCCACTCGGTCGTCTTCGGCGGGTTCGCCCCGCACGAGCTGGCCCTCCGCATCGACGACGCGGCCCCGAAGGTGGTCGTCTCCGCCTCCTGCGGCGTCGAGGGCAAGCGGGTCATCGCATACAAGCCGCTGCTCGACCGGGCGATCGAACTCGCCACGCACAAGCCGCAGAAGAGCGTCATCCTGCAACGCCCGCAGGAGCAGGCCGAGTTGGGGCCGGACGACCTCGACTGGGCCGACCTGGTCGCCGCCGCACCGCCGGCCGACTGCGTTCCCGTCCCTGCCACCGATCCCCTGTACATCCTCTACACGTCCGGAACGACCGGTAAGCCCAAGGGAGTTGTCCGCGACGGCGGCGGCTATGCGGTCGCGCTGCACTGGTCGATGGGCGCCGTGTACGACGTGGGCCCGGGCGAGACGATGTTCACCGGCTCCGACGTCGGCTGGGTCGTCGGGCACTCGTACATCGTCTACGCGCCGCTGCTGGTCGGCGCGACGACGGTCCTGTACGAGGGCAAGCCGGTCGGTACCCCGGACGCGGGCCAGTTCTGGCGCGTCGCCGCCGAGTACCGGGTCAAGACCATGTTCACAGCGCCCACCGCCTTCCGGGCCATCCGCAAGGAGGACCCGAAGGGAGCGTTCACGGCGGAGTACGACCTCTCCCACCTGCGCTATCTCTTCCTCGCCGGCGAACGGCTGGACCCCGAGACCTACCACTGGGCGAGCACGCTTCTGGGCGTCCCGGTGATCGACCACTGGTGGCAGACCGAGACCGGCTGGCCCATCGTCGCCAACCCGGTCGGCATCGAAGCCGCCCCGCTCAAGCCCGGCTCCCCCACCCGCGCGCTGCCCGGCTGGGACGTCCGCATCCTCGATCCCTCGGGCGAGCCGACGCCCCCGGGCGTCGACGGCGCGATCGTCGTGAGGCTCCCGCTTCCGCCCGGCGCACTCCCCACGCTCTGGAACGACGACGACCGCTACGTCGCCTCCTACCTCTCCGCTTTCGACGGCTATTACCTCACCGGAGACAGCGGGCACATCGACGAGGACGGCTACGTGTTCGTCATGGGCCGCACCGACGACGTCATCAACGTCGCCGGACACCGGTTGTCCACCGGCAGCATGGAAGAGTCCCTGGCGGCCCACCCCGACGTCGCCGAATGCGCCGTCATCGGCGTCGCCGACGCCCTGAAGGGACAGGTGCCGCGCGGCTTCGTCGTCCTGAAGGCCGGCACCGCCCGCGACCCGGGCGAGGTCGAGGCCGAACTCGTCCAGCTCGTGCGGGACCGTATCGGCGCCGTCGCCTCCCTCAAGGACGTCACGGTCGTGGCCGCCCTGCCCAAGACCCGCTCGGGCAAGATCCTGCGCAAGACGATGCGGGGCATCGCCGACGGCCACGACGAACCCATCCCCTCCACCGTGGACGACGCGAGCGTCATCGAGGCCCTGCGGCCTGTTCTCCGCCGCTCCGGTCACACCTCGTGA
- a CDS encoding PaaI family thioesterase encodes MGRTRTYHWDDPVPLAEAAAHMAGIEFLRELQAGRLPGPPVSHTLDFTLAEVEPGRAVFSLTPGEEHYNPIGSVHGGVFATLLDSAAGCAVQSTLPQGMAYTSLDLTVKFLRRITVDTGTVRAIGTVVSQGRQTALAQAQLVDSKDRLLAHATSSCMLFPVPPAQG; translated from the coding sequence GTGGGACGAACACGTACGTATCACTGGGACGATCCCGTCCCCCTGGCAGAAGCCGCCGCACACATGGCAGGCATCGAATTCCTGCGTGAGCTGCAGGCCGGGCGGCTGCCGGGACCGCCCGTCAGCCACACCCTCGACTTCACCCTCGCCGAGGTGGAACCCGGCAGAGCGGTGTTCTCCCTGACGCCGGGCGAGGAGCACTACAACCCGATCGGCAGCGTGCACGGCGGCGTCTTCGCCACGCTGCTCGACTCGGCCGCGGGGTGCGCCGTCCAGTCCACCCTTCCGCAGGGCATGGCGTACACCTCGCTGGACCTGACCGTGAAGTTCCTGCGGCGGATCACCGTGGACACCGGGACGGTGCGCGCCATCGGAACGGTTGTCAGCCAGGGGCGTCAAACCGCGCTGGCGCAGGCGCAGTTGGTCGACTCCAAGGATCGTCTGCTCGCGCATGCCACCAGCAGCTGCATGCTGTTCCCGGTGCCGCCCGCTCAAGGGTGA
- a CDS encoding winged helix-turn-helix transcriptional regulator has product MEWLEASTENCPVQRTLDVVGEKWTMLILRDAVNGVRRFDDFHRHIGLSEAVLSDRLRKLTSAGILKTVPYQEPGSRARNEYRLTRKGWDLWPALMALGQWGETYILDPEDTLLDIRHTGCDAPVRVVVECSAEHSALNPWDVTARLGPGARRRS; this is encoded by the coding sequence ATGGAGTGGCTTGAGGCGAGCACGGAGAACTGCCCCGTCCAGCGCACGCTCGACGTGGTCGGGGAGAAATGGACGATGCTGATCCTGCGCGACGCCGTCAACGGAGTCCGCCGCTTCGACGACTTCCACCGCCACATCGGCCTGTCGGAAGCCGTCCTCAGCGACCGCCTGCGCAAGCTGACCTCGGCCGGCATCCTGAAGACCGTCCCCTACCAGGAGCCCGGCAGCCGCGCCCGCAACGAGTACCGCCTGACCCGCAAGGGCTGGGACCTGTGGCCCGCGCTCATGGCGCTGGGCCAGTGGGGTGAGACGTACATCCTCGACCCCGAGGACACCCTGCTGGACATCCGGCACACCGGCTGCGACGCTCCGGTCCGGGTCGTCGTCGAGTGCTCCGCGGAGCACTCCGCCCTCAACCCCTGGGACGTCACGGCCCGCCTGGGACCGGGCGCCCGCCGCCGGTCGTGA
- a CDS encoding DUF899 domain-containing protein, translating to MTTTPHDPTTELPGRPPVVDLATWQAARDELLVREKAHTREGDAIAAARRRLPMVEFDGTVEVVGPDGPVPFLDLFQGRDELVVYKHMWYDGAPHQGQCEGCTTTAWHMKDAVYLNARGVSFAIVTTGEWDEVASFVDFMGYTQPWYSVRDVPEPGGGDMGYLTCYLRAGDRVFLTYSTTGRGNEPVNGSLGLLDMTPYGRREGWEDNPEGRPEAPEAGAPVGGHGSPICWYWRTDANGVATWGPTGRPVPQWTRPGATPVETLGRHGQVH from the coding sequence ATGACGACCACGCCGCACGACCCGACCACCGAGCTACCGGGCCGCCCGCCCGTCGTCGACCTGGCCACCTGGCAGGCCGCCCGTGACGAGCTTCTGGTCCGCGAGAAGGCCCACACGCGCGAGGGCGACGCCATCGCCGCGGCCCGCCGCCGGTTGCCGATGGTGGAGTTCGACGGGACGGTCGAGGTCGTGGGACCCGATGGGCCGGTCCCGTTCCTGGACCTGTTCCAGGGCCGCGACGAGCTCGTGGTCTACAAGCACATGTGGTACGACGGCGCGCCACACCAGGGACAGTGCGAGGGCTGCACCACCACGGCCTGGCACATGAAGGACGCCGTCTACCTCAACGCGCGCGGCGTCTCCTTCGCCATCGTGACCACGGGCGAGTGGGACGAGGTGGCTTCGTTCGTGGACTTCATGGGCTACACCCAGCCCTGGTACTCGGTGCGCGACGTGCCCGAGCCGGGTGGCGGGGACATGGGCTACCTCACCTGCTACCTGCGCGCGGGTGACCGCGTGTTCCTGACCTACTCGACGACCGGGCGCGGCAACGAGCCGGTCAACGGGTCCCTCGGTCTGCTCGACATGACGCCCTACGGCCGCCGCGAGGGCTGGGAGGACAACCCGGAGGGCCGGCCCGAGGCCCCTGAGGCCGGTGCGCCGGTCGGTGGGCACGGCTCGCCGATCTGCTGGTACTGGCGCACGGACGCCAACGGCGTCGCCACGTGGGGCCCGACCGGCCGCCCCGTACCGCAGTGGACCCGCCCCGGCGCGACTCCGGTGGAGACCCTCGGCCGACACGGTCAGGTCCACTGA
- a CDS encoding dihydrofolate reductase family protein produces the protein MSRARVHNFAISLDGFGTGEGLSRDAPFGHAGERLHEWMFATRWWHERVGEPGGTSGLDDAFVQQFTPGIGAEIMGAGKYGYPGWHEDQEWKGWWGPNPPFHTPTFILTHHTRPSIEMEGGTTFHFLDTSPAKALETAREAAGSQDVRIGGGPTVIRDFLAAGLIDHMHIAVVPIVLGRGVRLWDGLEDLEKDYDVEATSSPSGVTHLTLTRSGL, from the coding sequence ATGTCACGCGCCCGCGTCCACAACTTCGCCATTTCACTCGACGGCTTCGGCACCGGTGAGGGTCTGAGCCGTGACGCGCCGTTCGGCCACGCCGGCGAAAGGCTGCACGAGTGGATGTTCGCCACCCGGTGGTGGCACGAGAGGGTCGGCGAACCCGGCGGTACCAGCGGCCTCGACGACGCCTTCGTGCAGCAGTTCACGCCGGGGATCGGGGCCGAGATCATGGGCGCCGGGAAGTACGGCTACCCCGGATGGCACGAGGACCAGGAGTGGAAGGGGTGGTGGGGGCCCAACCCGCCCTTCCACACACCGACCTTCATCCTCACCCATCACACCCGCCCGTCGATCGAGATGGAGGGCGGCACGACGTTCCACTTCCTCGACACCTCGCCCGCCAAGGCGCTCGAAACGGCCCGCGAGGCTGCGGGTAGCCAGGACGTACGCATCGGCGGCGGGCCCACCGTGATCCGCGACTTCCTTGCCGCCGGACTCATCGACCACATGCACATCGCGGTGGTCCCGATCGTGCTCGGCCGGGGCGTACGCCTCTGGGACGGACTGGAGGACCTCGAGAAGGACTACGACGTCGAGGCCACCTCCTCACCCAGCGGCGTCACGCATCTGACGCTCACCCGGTCGGGTCTCTGA
- a CDS encoding NUDIX hydrolase — protein sequence MTVNEEAVAWVPRDEWIKTQPQALIASCVMLLDSQGRILLVRYAPGQPNAEDWWLPGGMLDHGEDPCGAARRETYEETGIELGSPLRLIGIDHRVDVCGTGPVLDCFFDGGTLAEGTPIRLSPEHDQYAFVGLDELQDVQTAEGVRTLTALHAAVTSGTAVCMREGQPVQVGSETRPGERQMRDAAG from the coding sequence GTGACCGTGAACGAAGAGGCCGTGGCCTGGGTGCCGCGCGATGAATGGATCAAGACCCAGCCTCAGGCGCTCATCGCCTCGTGCGTCATGCTCCTCGACAGTCAGGGGCGGATCCTGCTCGTGCGCTACGCCCCCGGTCAACCGAATGCCGAGGACTGGTGGCTACCGGGCGGAATGCTCGATCACGGAGAGGACCCGTGCGGGGCGGCGCGGCGGGAAACCTACGAGGAGACCGGAATCGAGCTCGGGTCCCCGCTGAGGCTGATCGGCATCGACCACCGCGTGGACGTCTGCGGCACCGGGCCGGTGCTCGACTGTTTCTTCGACGGCGGAACGCTCGCCGAGGGGACTCCGATTCGTCTCAGTCCCGAGCACGATCAGTACGCCTTCGTCGGCCTGGACGAACTCCAGGACGTGCAAACCGCCGAGGGCGTACGCACCTTGACGGCACTTCACGCTGCGGTGACCTCCGGGACAGCGGTCTGCATGCGGGAAGGTCAGCCGGTGCAGGTCGGTTCAGAGACCCGACCGGGTGAGCGTCAGATGCGTGACGCCGCTGGGTGA
- a CDS encoding DUF6355 family natural product biosynthesis protein produces the protein MTGALGSAALVLTSLGAVTAHAGPAAADPCGFYETGSDAFYNHCTSDGSRVVIKVEVALAADYERCVGPGKSWLGSADRIQGAHYVGRTC, from the coding sequence GTGACCGGCGCCCTCGGTTCCGCTGCTCTCGTCCTCACGTCCCTGGGCGCGGTGACCGCCCACGCGGGCCCAGCGGCAGCCGACCCGTGCGGCTTCTACGAGACCGGTTCCGACGCCTTCTACAACCACTGCACGTCCGACGGCTCGCGGGTGGTCATCAAGGTCGAGGTCGCCCTAGCCGCCGATTACGAGCGGTGCGTCGGCCCGGGCAAGTCCTGGCTCGGTTCCGCCGACAGGATTCAGGGCGCCCACTACGTCGGCCGTACCTGCTGA
- a CDS encoding TetR/AcrR family transcriptional regulator translates to MATGHTDPQRRERIIAATLDLIAEEGIARVSHRKIAVRAGVPLGSMTYHFSGMDDLLREAFSRFTDHIVAVFDAHLSAPADPDQARQAVADLVHMLSEGSGRDLVLTQELYTLAARQPAYRELTHEWMRRSRVHLEKHFDPDTARQLDALIEGLTLHRALSRQPHDRALTVEAIARITATGTRASKGPARAR, encoded by the coding sequence ATGGCCACCGGACACACCGACCCCCAGCGCCGCGAACGCATCATCGCCGCCACTCTCGACCTCATCGCCGAGGAGGGCATCGCACGCGTGTCCCACCGGAAGATCGCCGTGCGCGCCGGCGTCCCGCTGGGATCGATGACCTATCACTTCAGCGGCATGGACGACCTGTTGCGCGAAGCGTTCAGCCGCTTCACCGACCACATCGTCGCCGTCTTCGACGCCCACCTGTCCGCCCCGGCGGATCCCGACCAGGCCCGGCAGGCAGTGGCCGACCTCGTCCACATGCTGTCCGAGGGAAGCGGACGCGACCTCGTGCTCACCCAGGAGCTGTACACCCTGGCCGCCCGCCAGCCCGCCTACCGGGAACTCACCCACGAATGGATGCGCCGCAGCCGCGTCCACCTCGAAAAGCACTTCGACCCGGACACCGCCCGCCAGCTCGACGCGCTCATCGAGGGCCTGACGCTCCACCGAGCCCTGTCCCGCCAACCCCATGACCGTGCCCTCACGGTCGAGGCGATCGCCCGGATCACCGCAACCGGCACGCGTGCCTCGAAAGGTCCAGCTCGTGCCCGATGA
- a CDS encoding sugar O-acetyltransferase, protein MPTDYFAQDPRTNLERMQSGDLYIADDPEISRRQQEAVRLAARYQDGYTEDADAARPILAELLGALGEEAHVRPPLYVDYGSNITIGARTFVNYNLTALDVAAITIGDDCQIGPNVQLLTPTHPLEPQPRRDKLEAAQPITIGDNVWLGGGAIVLPGVTIGDNSVIGAGAVVTRDIPANVVAVGNPARVVRSL, encoded by the coding sequence ATGCCGACGGACTACTTCGCGCAGGATCCGCGCACGAACCTCGAGCGCATGCAGTCGGGCGACCTCTACATCGCCGACGATCCGGAGATCTCCCGCCGTCAGCAGGAGGCCGTACGACTGGCCGCTCGCTACCAGGACGGCTACACCGAGGACGCCGACGCGGCCCGGCCGATCCTCGCCGAGCTGCTCGGCGCGCTCGGCGAGGAAGCCCACGTGCGACCGCCCCTGTACGTCGACTACGGCAGCAACATCACCATCGGGGCGCGCACCTTCGTCAACTACAACCTGACCGCACTGGACGTCGCGGCCATCACCATCGGTGACGACTGCCAGATCGGCCCGAACGTCCAACTGCTCACCCCCACCCACCCGTTGGAGCCGCAGCCCCGCCGCGACAAGCTGGAAGCCGCCCAGCCGATCACCATCGGCGACAACGTCTGGCTCGGCGGTGGCGCGATCGTCCTGCCCGGCGTCACCATCGGCGACAATTCCGTCATCGGCGCCGGCGCAGTGGTCACCAGGGACATCCCCGCGAATGTCGTCGCCGTCGGGAACCCTGCTCGAGTGGTGCGGAGCCTGTAA
- a CDS encoding MFS transporter, whose amino-acid sequence MTVDLVRPPTRHERHARVAVAMLFFTNGALFANLIPRYPQIKADLGIGNTAYGLAVAAFPAGAIAAGLAAGVLIRRLGSARVAVAGTLLTGAGALAAGLAGSVAVFAGALFLAGAMDAMTDVGQNAHGLRVQRRYGRSIINSFHAIWSVGAVTGGSMAAGAIALGLSRGQHLLISGVVFGVVSLVALRYCLPGPDTEPVGEEADALGKSPQQPSRGGLRVGHVLAALVVIATAGTMVEDAGNSWATLYLSDSLHASVTLAASGFIALVGAQFVGRLLGDRLVDRFGQRTVARTGGLITASGMGLALAVPTVPGTILGFAAAGCGVATLVPAAMQEADELPGLKPGSGLTIVSWLMRLGFLFSPPVVGLVADATSLRVGLLVVPLAGLLVIFLAQVLQNRRR is encoded by the coding sequence ATGACCGTCGACCTAGTGCGTCCGCCCACCCGGCATGAACGGCATGCCCGCGTGGCCGTCGCCATGCTGTTCTTCACGAACGGGGCCCTCTTCGCCAATCTCATTCCGCGATACCCGCAGATCAAGGCCGACCTCGGCATCGGGAACACCGCGTACGGACTGGCCGTGGCGGCCTTCCCGGCCGGTGCCATCGCGGCCGGCCTGGCCGCGGGTGTGCTCATCCGACGGCTGGGGTCGGCCCGTGTCGCGGTGGCCGGGACCTTGCTGACCGGCGCTGGAGCCCTGGCTGCCGGGCTTGCGGGGTCGGTGGCCGTGTTCGCCGGAGCGCTGTTCCTGGCCGGGGCCATGGACGCCATGACCGATGTCGGCCAGAACGCGCACGGCCTGCGGGTTCAGCGCCGCTACGGACGTTCCATCATCAACTCCTTCCACGCCATCTGGTCCGTCGGCGCCGTCACGGGCGGTTCGATGGCCGCCGGCGCGATCGCGCTGGGCCTGTCGCGCGGGCAGCACCTGCTGATCTCGGGGGTGGTGTTCGGCGTCGTTTCTCTCGTGGCGCTGCGCTATTGCCTGCCCGGTCCCGACACAGAGCCGGTGGGGGAGGAGGCTGACGCCCTGGGCAAGAGTCCGCAGCAGCCCTCTCGGGGCGGCCTGCGCGTGGGCCATGTGCTCGCGGCACTCGTCGTCATCGCGACCGCCGGCACGATGGTCGAGGACGCGGGCAACTCCTGGGCGACGCTCTACCTCTCCGACTCCCTGCATGCGTCGGTCACCTTGGCAGCTTCCGGGTTCATCGCCCTGGTCGGAGCCCAGTTCGTCGGCCGTCTCCTCGGCGACCGCCTGGTCGACCGCTTCGGTCAGCGCACCGTGGCGCGCACCGGCGGGCTCATCACCGCGTCCGGCATGGGACTGGCGCTGGCCGTGCCCACGGTGCCCGGCACGATCCTCGGCTTCGCCGCGGCCGGGTGCGGCGTGGCAACGCTGGTGCCTGCCGCGATGCAGGAGGCCGACGAACTGCCCGGCCTCAAGCCGGGATCGGGGCTCACGATCGTGTCCTGGCTCATGCGCCTGGGCTTCCTGTTCTCCCCGCCCGTGGTCGGCCTCGTCGCCGACGCGACCAGCCTGCGCGTGGGCCTGCTGGTGGTGCCGCTCGCCGGGCTGCTCGTCATCTTCCTCGCCCAGGTACTGCAGAACCGACGCCGGTAA
- a CDS encoding DNA alkylation repair protein — protein MAELAVLEDPKMRAANEKRGDDHGVNLGKLRALAKQLKTQQDLARELWETDDTAARLLAVLICRPKAFERDELDAMLREARAPKVHDWLVNYVVKKNPHSEELRLAWFTDPDPVVASAGWALTTERVAKKPEGLDLAGLLDAIEAEMKDAPDRLQWAMNHCLAQIGIEHTGQRARAIDIGERLEVLKDYPTPPNCTSPFAPIWIGEMVRRQQAS, from the coding sequence ATGGCCGAGTTGGCCGTGCTCGAGGACCCGAAGATGCGCGCGGCGAACGAGAAGCGCGGCGACGATCACGGTGTGAACCTCGGCAAGCTGCGCGCGCTCGCGAAGCAGCTCAAGACGCAGCAGGATCTTGCGCGCGAGCTCTGGGAGACGGACGACACCGCGGCGAGGCTCCTCGCCGTGCTGATCTGCCGGCCGAAGGCATTCGAGCGGGACGAGCTGGACGCCATGCTCCGCGAGGCACGTGCCCCCAAGGTGCACGACTGGCTCGTGAACTACGTGGTGAAGAAGAACCCGCACTCCGAGGAGCTGCGCCTCGCCTGGTTCACGGATCCGGATCCAGTGGTCGCCAGTGCCGGCTGGGCGCTGACCACCGAGCGGGTGGCGAAGAAGCCCGAAGGCCTCGACCTCGCGGGTCTGCTCGATGCCATCGAGGCAGAGATGAAGGACGCCCCGGATCGTCTGCAGTGGGCGATGAACCACTGTCTGGCTCAGATCGGGATCGAGCACACCGGGCAACGCGCCCGCGCGATCGACATCGGCGAGCGCCTGGAAGTACTCAAGGACTACCCGACTCCCCCGAACTGCACCTCTCCTTTCGCACCCATCTGGATCGGCGAGATGGTGCGCCGTCAGCAGGCGAGTTAG
- a CDS encoding SRPBCC family protein: MSTVKETVEVEVPVGTAYNQWTQFQEFPNFMEGVEEVRQLDDSHNHWTTKIGGVRREFDTEIVDQLPDERITWRTISGDTQQKGTVRFQRVDDTHTRVELVMDVEPSGAAEKAADMTGTIDRRIKGDMRRFKDYIEHRGIESGSWRGRITPG, encoded by the coding sequence ATGAGCACAGTCAAGGAAACCGTGGAAGTCGAGGTTCCTGTCGGCACCGCCTACAACCAGTGGACGCAGTTCCAGGAGTTCCCGAACTTCATGGAGGGCGTCGAGGAGGTCCGGCAGCTCGACGACAGCCACAACCACTGGACGACCAAGATCGGTGGGGTACGGCGCGAGTTCGACACCGAGATCGTCGACCAGCTCCCTGACGAGCGGATCACCTGGCGCACCATCAGCGGCGACACTCAGCAAAAGGGCACGGTCCGCTTCCAGCGCGTGGACGACACCCACACCCGGGTGGAGCTCGTGATGGACGTCGAACCGAGCGGAGCCGCCGAGAAGGCAGCGGACATGACGGGGACCATCGATCGCCGCATCAAGGGCGACATGCGCCGCTTCAAGGACTACATCGAGCACCGCGGGATCGAATCCGGAAGCTGGCGCGGCCGTATCACCCCCGGATGA
- a CDS encoding carboxylate-amine ligase, which translates to MTTIGVEEEYLLLDPATGLPVPQGAEVREAAGLGRLAADREVQHELLQAQVEVATPVCDTLDEAGGHLLRLRQAVAVAAEEHGCRLAACGTSPLRRARPEAVTDEARYRAMVTQAPQLVAEQLVNGMHVHVAVPGQEEGVQVLNRIRAWLPTLTAMSSNSPLWDGQDTGFASWRTVIFSRWPVSGLPPCFEDAADYSRRVQRLQDAGLIVDTGQVYWQARLSPRYPTIEVRCSDVQLTADEAVMLAGIIRALVKTALREAAAGAPALAHEPELLRAAMWHAARHGLSDTLVGLGGTLQPAAAVLHQLLSHISPALDASGDTRQVTALVRRLLRDGTGADRQSTALAEGGIQAVTDLIGVRSTVP; encoded by the coding sequence ATGACGACGATCGGCGTTGAAGAGGAGTACCTGCTGCTTGACCCGGCCACGGGTCTGCCGGTGCCGCAGGGGGCCGAGGTGCGGGAGGCGGCGGGTCTGGGGCGTCTGGCGGCCGACCGGGAGGTGCAGCACGAGCTGCTCCAGGCGCAGGTCGAGGTGGCCACCCCGGTGTGCGACACGCTGGACGAGGCCGGGGGACACCTGCTGCGTCTGCGCCAGGCCGTCGCCGTGGCCGCCGAGGAACACGGCTGCCGGCTCGCGGCCTGTGGGACGTCGCCCCTGCGACGCGCTCGTCCCGAGGCCGTCACCGACGAGGCCCGCTACCGGGCCATGGTCACGCAGGCGCCGCAGCTGGTGGCGGAGCAGCTGGTCAACGGCATGCACGTGCATGTGGCCGTGCCCGGCCAGGAAGAAGGCGTCCAGGTCCTGAACCGGATCAGGGCGTGGCTGCCGACACTCACTGCCATGTCGTCGAACTCCCCCCTGTGGGACGGGCAGGACACCGGCTTCGCGAGCTGGCGCACGGTGATCTTCAGCCGCTGGCCGGTCAGTGGCCTGCCTCCGTGCTTCGAGGACGCCGCGGACTACAGCCGGCGCGTGCAGCGGCTGCAGGACGCCGGTTTGATCGTCGACACCGGGCAGGTGTACTGGCAGGCCCGCCTCTCGCCCCGCTACCCCACCATCGAGGTGCGGTGCTCGGACGTCCAGCTGACCGCGGACGAGGCCGTCATGCTCGCCGGGATCATCCGGGCCCTGGTGAAGACCGCCCTGAGGGAAGCTGCCGCCGGGGCGCCCGCGCTCGCCCACGAACCCGAACTTCTCCGGGCCGCGATGTGGCATGCGGCCCGCCACGGTCTCAGCGACACCCTGGTCGGCCTGGGCGGCACCCTGCAGCCTGCCGCCGCGGTGCTGCACCAGCTCCTGAGTCACATCTCTCCCGCACTCGACGCATCAGGCGATACCCGGCAGGTCACGGCACTGGTGCGTCGGCTGTTGCGCGACGGGACCGGCGCCGACCGCCAGAGCACTGCCCTCGCCGAGGGCGGCATCCAGGCGGTCACCGACCTGATCGGCGTCCGGAGCACTGTGCCGTGA